One uncultured Carboxylicivirga sp. genomic window, CACATCTCAGGTAAAATGCGCATGCATTACATTAAGATCTTACCTGGAGATAAAGTAAAAGTAGAGATGTCTCCGTATGATTTGACAAAAGGAAGAATATCCTATAGATATAAATAGTAAACTGACTGATCATGAAGGTTAGAGCATCTGTAAAAAAGAGAAGTGCCGACTGCAAAATCGTAAAACGCAAAGGGCGCTTATACGTGATTAATAAAAAGAATCCAAAGTTTAAACAACGTCAAGGATAATATTATGGCAAGGATTGCTGGAGTTGATATACCATCTAATAAAAGAGGTGAAGTAGCTTTGACTTACATCTACGGAATTGGACGTAGCAGAGCTAATGAAATTCTTAGTACCGTTGGTGTTGACCGCGATTTAAAAGTATCTGAATGGACTGACGAACAAGTGAAAGCTATTCGTGAGACTATCGGTAGTACTTTCAAAATCGA contains:
- the infA gene encoding translation initiation factor IF-1, with translation MAKQASIEQDGTIIEALSNAMFRVELENGHIITAHISGKMRMHYIKILPGDKVKVEMSPYDLTKGRISYRYK
- the ykgO gene encoding type B 50S ribosomal protein L36, coding for MKVRASVKKRSADCKIVKRKGRLYVINKKNPKFKQRQG
- the rpsM gene encoding 30S ribosomal protein S13 — protein: MARIAGVDIPSNKRGEVALTYIYGIGRSRANEILSTVGVDRDLKVSEWTDEQVKAIRETIGSTFKIEGELRSEIQLNIKRLMDIGCYRGIRHRIGLPLRGQSTKNNARTRKGKKKTVANKKKATK